The following proteins come from a genomic window of Stigmatopora nigra isolate UIUO_SnigA chromosome 9, RoL_Snig_1.1, whole genome shotgun sequence:
- the mmp16b gene encoding matrix metalloproteinase-16, with product MTLVASSAKKAWGCVQVASLCLHLLLWIACAVSGEERQHFSVEGWLQRYGYLARKDAKMPVLRSAQSLHSAIAAMQRAYGLNVTGTLDDRTKGWMRRPRCGVPDTLKSASRSRRRRYALTGQKWQRTHITYSIKNVTPKVGARETHDAIRRAFDVWQGVTPLRFEAVPYSALETGRRDVDITIIFASGFHGDSSPFDGEGGFLAHAYFPGPGIGGDTHFDSDEPWTLGNPNHDGNDLFLVAVHELGHALGLEHSNDPTAIMAPFYQYMDTENFKLPHDDLQGIQKIYGPPDRAPQPTRPPPTAPPPRFHLPSDPRKHDRHARPHRPPQGAKPSNPNAKPNICDGGFNTLAILRQELFVFKDQWFWRVRDNSVVPGYPMQINYFWKGLPSKIDAVYENSEGKFVFFKGNRFWVFKDTTLQPSYPQDISLFGSGMPTQSIETAVWWEGEAKTYFFKGDRYWRYNEDMRIMDPGYPKSITIWKGIPDSPQGAFVDKAKGFTYFYKGKEYWKFNNQLLRVEPGYPRSILRDFMGCDGLPPDPDWDWNPPAAEERHYDGGDADVVIKLDSAGGTEKAVAIAIPCVLALCMMVLLYTVFQFRRKSTQRHILYCKRSMQEWV from the exons ATGACCTTAGTCGCCTCTAGTGCAAAGAAAGCATGGGGTTGCGTTCAGGTGGCCTCGTTGTGCTTGCATCTCTTGCTTTGGATTGCGTGTGCCGTGTCCGGAGAGGAACGCCAGCACTTCAGCGTCGAG GGATGGCTCCAGAGGTACGGCTACCTGGCCCGCAAGGACGCCAAAATGCCCGTCCTGCGCTCGGCCCAATCACTGCACTCGGCCATCGCTGCCATGCAGCGGGCCTACGGACTCAATGTCACCGGGACGCTGGATGACAGAACCAaggg gtGGATGCGGAGACCCCGCTGCGGCGTTCCAGACACGCTAAAAAGCGCTTCGAGGTCAAGGAGGCGGAGATACGCCTTGACAGGACAGAAGTGGCAGCGTACTCACATCACCTACAG CATCAAAAACGTCACCCCAAAAGTGGGCGCCCGCGAGACCCACGACGCCATCCGTCGAGCCTTCGACGTGTGGCAGGGCGTGACGCCGCTGCGCTTCGAGGCCGTCCCCTACAGCGCCCTGGAGACGGGTCGCCGCGACGTTGACATCACCATCATCTTCGCCTCTGGTTTCCACGGCGACAGCTCGCCTTTTGACGGGGAGGGGGGCTTCCTCGCCCACGCCTACTTCCCCGGGCCGGGCATCGGCGGCGACACCCACTTTGACTCGGACGAGCCGTGGACATTGGGGAACCCCAATCATGACG GGAACGACCTTTTCTTAGTGGCCGTTCACGAATTAGGCCACGCCCTCGGCCTGGAGCACTCCAACGATCCCACCGCCATTATGGCTCCTTTCTACCAGTACATGGACACGGAGAACTTTAAACTACCTCACGACGACCTACAGGGCATCCAAAAGATATACG GTCCACCCGACAGAGCCCCGCAGCCCACCAGGCCGCCGCCCACCGCCCCACCTCCTCGCTTCCACCTTCCCTCGGACCCCCGCAAACACGACCGGCACGCCAGACCCCACCGGCCTCCGCAGGGAGCTAAGCCGTCCAATCCTAACGCCAAGCCCAACATTTGCGATGGAGGTTTCAACACACTGGCCATCCTACGCCAGGAACTCTTTGTCTTCAAG GATCAATGGTTTTGGAGGGTACGGGACAACTCGGTGGTCCCCGGGTACCCCATGCAGATCAACTACTTTTGGAAAGGCTTGCCTTCCAAAATTGATGCCGTCTACGAAAACAGCGAGGGGAAATTCGTATTTTTCAAAG GTAATCGCTTCTGGGTGTTCAAGGACACAACCCTCCAGCCGTCCTACCCTCAGGACATCTCGCTCTTCGGCAGCGGCATGCCCACGCAGAGCATCGAGACGGCCGTGTGGTGGGAAGGCGAGGCCAAGACATACTTCTTCAAGGGAGACCG ATACTGGCGCTACAATGAAGACATGAGAATCATGGATCCAGGCTATCCCAAGTCTATCACCATCTGGAAGGGGATCCCCGACTCTCCGCAGGGGGCTTTTGTGGACAAAGCCAAAG GTTTCACTTACTTCTACAAAGGCAAAGAATACTGGAAATTCAACAACCAGCTGCTACGAGTGGAACCGGGCTACCCACGTTCCATCCTCCGCGACTTCATGGGCTGCGACGGCCTTCCGCCGGACCCCGACTGGGACTGGAACCCCCCGGCGGCCGAGGAGCGCCACTACGACGGCGGCGACGCCGACGTGGTCATCAAATTGGACAGCGCGGGCGGCACGGAGAAGGCGGTGGCCATCGCCATCCCTTGCGTTTTGGCGCTATGCATGATGGTCCTACTCTACACCGTATTCCAATTCCGCCGGAAGAGTACACAGCGCCACATACTGTACTGCAAGCGCTCCATGCAGGAGTGGGTGTGA
- the LOC144202006 gene encoding uncharacterized protein LOC144202006, translated as MKTLLLLSGLVILGASVPTPAPVPVTVPGPTYHAFCRTLWLFASTCGEVSTRLVQQIQAFNPMLGCEKCHYTLVSGTPLGIHANHTSTDGLTAENLTFALSATVMTAGCRVTAQSTSMGFTSLLDYGLNYCNLYDLLSASGLASGPGFMEITNEWACLGYGLATCKV; from the exons ATGAAGACTCTGCTACTCCTATCCGGACTGGTTATCTTGGGGGCCAGTGTTCCGACTCCAGCCCCGGTCCCGGTCACTGTTCCCGGGCCTACCTACCACGCCTTCTGCAGAACTCTCTG GCTCTTCGCTTCAACCTGCGGGGAAGTCAGCACACGATTGGTCCAGCAAATCCAAGCGTTTAACCCGATGTTGGGCTGTGAAAAGTGTCACTACacg ctggTCTCCGGCACCCCTCTGGGCATCCACGCCAACCACACGTCAACGGACGGCTTGACGGCGGAGAATCTCACGTTCGCCTTGAGCGCTACCGTCATGACGGCCGGCTGTCGCGTTACC GCTCAGTCCACTTCGATGGGATTCACCAGTCTTCTGGACTACGGTCTCAACTACTGCAACCTCTACGATCTGCTCTCAG CTAGCGGCCTAGCCAGTGGACCAGGCTTCATGGAAATTACCAATGAGTGGGCTTGCCTGGGCTATGGACTGGCCACTTGCAAAGTTTGA